The Ensifer adhaerens genome contains a region encoding:
- a CDS encoding SDR family oxidoreductase, with protein sequence MYQKRALIVGATGIVGLNVAEHLRDLGGWEIHGASRRPPLGSSYIKPHAVDLLKRDEAIAALSHLAPTHIFYCSWTLGSNEDENIRLNGNMLKNVLDAFKDKGCVQHVGVVTGTKHYLGPFEDYGKVQPVTPFRETAPRLPKKNFYYELEDIVMAYAAEHDFGWSVHRSHTIIGYAVGNLMNIGATLATHASICKATGRPFRFPGSPTAYRGLNDITDARILAKQIVWAGMEPNARNEAFNAVNGDVFRWEQLWKTIADYFDIPVAEYPGQYNSLAEQMKDLGDDWDGLVGQHGLQPNKLDRLASAWHTDLDLGRPMECVHSMAKARALGFTESQDTERSFIDVFDRLRAERIIP encoded by the coding sequence ATGTATCAAAAACGCGCATTGATCGTCGGTGCGACCGGTATCGTCGGACTGAACGTCGCCGAGCATCTGAGAGACCTTGGCGGCTGGGAAATCCACGGCGCCTCGCGCCGGCCGCCGCTCGGATCGTCCTACATCAAGCCGCACGCCGTCGACCTTTTGAAGCGGGACGAGGCGATTGCCGCCCTCTCCCACCTGGCGCCGACCCACATCTTCTACTGCTCCTGGACGCTCGGATCGAACGAGGACGAAAACATTCGCCTCAACGGCAACATGCTGAAGAATGTGCTCGATGCCTTCAAGGACAAGGGCTGCGTCCAGCATGTCGGCGTCGTCACCGGCACGAAGCACTATCTCGGCCCCTTCGAGGACTACGGCAAGGTCCAGCCCGTCACGCCTTTCCGCGAAACGGCGCCGCGCCTGCCGAAGAAGAACTTCTATTACGAGCTCGAAGACATCGTCATGGCCTATGCCGCCGAGCACGATTTCGGCTGGTCGGTCCACCGTTCCCATACGATCATCGGCTATGCGGTCGGCAACCTGATGAACATCGGCGCGACGCTGGCGACGCACGCCTCGATCTGCAAGGCGACCGGTCGTCCGTTCCGCTTCCCCGGAAGCCCGACCGCCTATCGCGGCCTCAACGACATCACCGACGCGCGTATCCTCGCCAAGCAGATCGTCTGGGCCGGCATGGAACCGAACGCCCGCAACGAAGCCTTCAATGCGGTCAACGGCGATGTCTTCCGCTGGGAGCAACTCTGGAAGACGATCGCCGACTATTTCGACATCCCCGTGGCGGAGTATCCTGGCCAGTACAATTCGCTTGCCGAGCAGATGAAGGATCTCGGCGATGACTGGGACGGGCTCGTCGGCCAGCATGGCCTGCAGCCGAACAAGCTCGATCGCCTCGCCTCTGCCTGGCACACCGATCTCGACCTCGGGCGCCCGATGGAATGCGTTCACTCGATGGCCAAGGCGAGAGCGCTCGGTTTCACCGAGAGCCAAGATACGGAACGCTCATTCATCGACGTGTTCGACCGCCTGCGCGCCGAACGCATCATTCCCTGA
- a CDS encoding LysR family transcriptional regulator — MQNRALEMEVFVTIVEAGSFSAAARIFSMSPSAVSKLVTRLENRLGVQLVVRSTRSFRLTTEGSDFYKTSRSIVQEIAEAEANIARKAEAVGGLLKVSTNLPFGTHVLSPLVVRFLDENPGMRIDLEFSDESVDLIAEKTDIAIRAGLLRDSSLRSRRLLDSPRHVVASPDYLAQHGEPVRPEELRKHACLTFGGRPHLNTWQFKDPVDGASVHVDVAGRLVVNNGESMRHFAMQGAGIARLSAFHISRDLAEGRLVSLLVPWDAGETEPISAIYSAQTHVPQRIRRFLDFLARAI, encoded by the coding sequence ATGCAGAACCGGGCGCTCGAGATGGAAGTCTTCGTGACGATCGTCGAAGCCGGCAGCTTTTCGGCGGCTGCCCGGATCTTTTCGATGTCGCCATCGGCCGTCAGCAAGCTGGTCACGCGGCTTGAAAACCGCCTCGGCGTGCAGCTCGTCGTGCGCTCGACCCGCAGTTTCCGGCTGACGACGGAAGGCAGCGATTTCTACAAGACGTCACGTTCCATCGTGCAGGAAATCGCCGAGGCGGAGGCAAACATCGCGCGAAAGGCCGAGGCCGTCGGCGGACTTCTGAAAGTCAGCACCAACCTGCCGTTCGGCACGCATGTGCTCTCGCCGCTCGTCGTCCGGTTTCTCGATGAGAACCCGGGCATGCGCATCGATCTCGAGTTTAGCGACGAGTCCGTCGACCTGATTGCGGAGAAGACGGATATCGCCATTCGCGCAGGGCTCCTGCGCGATTCTTCGCTGCGGTCCCGTCGCTTGCTCGATTCACCAAGGCATGTCGTCGCCTCGCCGGACTACCTGGCTCAACATGGCGAACCGGTGCGTCCGGAAGAATTGCGCAAGCACGCCTGCCTTACCTTTGGCGGCCGTCCGCATCTCAACACCTGGCAGTTCAAGGACCCGGTGGACGGGGCGTCGGTTCATGTCGATGTCGCCGGAAGGCTGGTCGTCAACAACGGCGAATCCATGCGCCACTTCGCAATGCAGGGAGCTGGCATCGCCAGGCTTTCCGCGTTTCATATCAGTCGCGATCTTGCCGAAGGGCGCCTTGTAAGCCTGCTTGTGCCCTGGGACGCCGGGGAGACCGAACCCATATCGGCAATCTATTCGGCCCAGACGCATGTGCCGCAGAGAATTCGCAGGTTCCTGGATTTCCTGGCGCGCGCGATCTGA
- a CDS encoding TetR/AcrR family transcriptional regulator, with amino-acid sequence MAKAARKYLDAADREQQILEFAIDFVAQRGLRFTTRELADALGVSQPLLYRYFKNRDDLLQKIYDEVYLKRWDPGWNELLADRSLSIRERLVRYLRAYTAAILDERWIRIFIASALEDPQITQKYLGLLHETTFPLIFAEIAAEAGVEVPKGPKADELVLEIVWGFHSSFFYMGVRKYVYRNNIPDDLDPIIRARVEVFVTGLAASMGHLGQFLPELEVAR; translated from the coding sequence ATGGCAAAAGCAGCACGAAAATACCTCGACGCGGCCGATCGCGAACAGCAGATCCTCGAATTTGCGATCGATTTCGTCGCCCAGCGAGGACTACGGTTCACGACGCGAGAGTTGGCTGACGCGCTGGGCGTTTCGCAGCCGTTGCTCTACCGCTATTTCAAGAACCGCGACGACCTGCTCCAGAAGATCTACGACGAAGTCTACCTGAAGCGTTGGGATCCGGGCTGGAACGAACTGCTCGCCGATCGATCGCTGTCGATCCGCGAACGCCTTGTCCGTTACCTCAGGGCCTATACGGCTGCGATCCTCGATGAGCGCTGGATCCGGATCTTCATCGCATCGGCGCTGGAAGACCCGCAGATCACCCAGAAATATCTCGGCCTGCTGCACGAAACGACCTTTCCGCTGATCTTCGCCGAAATCGCGGCTGAAGCAGGTGTCGAGGTTCCGAAAGGCCCGAAGGCAGACGAACTGGTGCTTGAAATCGTCTGGGGTTTTCACTCCAGCTTCTTCTACATGGGCGTGCGAAAATACGTTTACCGCAACAACATCCCGGATGATCTCGATCCGATTATCCGAGCGCGTGTCGAAGTGTTTGTCACTGGCCTTGCGGCGAGCATGGGTCATCTCGGACAGTTCCTGCCCGAGTTGGAGGTGGCCCGATGA
- a CDS encoding LysR family transcriptional regulator: MNSIQDLRVFSEIVKSNSFSLAASKLGLSPATMSGRLKALECHFGVALLKRTTRSLCLTEEGRYLFETSQTILEDFERLDKTMRARKKNPNGTVTIAAPTEFGRKYLIPLTSEFGAAHPEIGFRLILGEDDVNLVDDDCDIVIRFGAVPDSAMTTRKLGENPMVICAAPDYLVRVGALELPSDLVAHNCLVYLDGKTAADKWGFAVDGEPTLVRVSGNRIVSDRQALIDLAKAGQGLIRVSSWDVARELEEGTLVAVLRDFDCDPEIIHLLSEPRHRLPLRTAEFIDFLLQRVKRLSRSAELCRTEYPRLRGAA; encoded by the coding sequence ATGAACAGCATCCAGGACCTCCGCGTCTTCTCGGAAATCGTCAAGTCGAACAGCTTTTCTCTCGCCGCCTCGAAGCTCGGCCTGTCGCCGGCAACGATGAGCGGACGGCTGAAGGCGCTTGAATGTCACTTCGGGGTGGCTCTCCTGAAGCGCACCACGCGTTCCTTGTGCCTGACGGAGGAGGGACGCTATCTCTTCGAAACGTCGCAGACCATCCTTGAGGATTTCGAGCGGCTCGACAAGACGATGCGTGCGCGCAAGAAAAATCCGAACGGAACGGTGACGATCGCAGCACCCACGGAATTCGGGCGGAAGTATCTGATCCCCTTGACCAGCGAGTTCGGCGCCGCGCATCCGGAAATCGGCTTCCGTCTCATCCTGGGTGAAGACGACGTCAATCTGGTCGACGACGATTGCGATATCGTCATTCGCTTCGGTGCCGTGCCCGACAGCGCAATGACCACCCGTAAGCTCGGTGAGAACCCGATGGTCATCTGTGCGGCTCCCGACTACCTGGTGCGTGTGGGGGCGCTGGAACTACCTTCCGACCTCGTCGCGCATAACTGTCTCGTCTATCTCGACGGTAAGACCGCTGCTGACAAATGGGGTTTTGCCGTCGATGGCGAACCGACGCTCGTCCGCGTCAGCGGCAACCGCATCGTCTCCGACAGGCAGGCGCTGATCGACCTTGCCAAGGCCGGCCAAGGGCTCATTCGCGTGTCGTCCTGGGATGTCGCGCGCGAACTGGAAGAGGGAACGCTGGTCGCGGTCCTCAGGGACTTCGACTGCGACCCCGAAATCATCCATCTCTTGTCTGAACCGAGACACCGCCTGCCTCTGCGGACGGCCGAGTTCATCGATTTTCTCCTGCAGCGCGTGAAGCGCCTGAGCCGCAGCGCGGAGCTCTGCAGGACCGAGTACCCAAGGCTGCGCGGCGCCGCCTGA
- a CDS encoding SDR family NAD(P)-dependent oxidoreductase, producing the protein MDYGLAGKQVLITGGATGIGRAIASLFLAEGADVTVSGISAAEVEEALAVLGKRCRGIAGDLTVAGEAERLYAFASSHRPVDILINSIGIFEVRDFFETTDEHWFRYFDVNVMTGVRMSRLVLKDMLARGEGSVVFISSESAVKPQPWMAHYGAMKTCLLGLSRALAELTKGTRVRVNTILPGPTNTEAVRRYHQEIADEKGTTRDTVVSDYFDETEPTSLIRRMIEPDEVARSVVHLAASPHLNGMAMRAEGGTIRAIL; encoded by the coding sequence ATGGACTATGGTCTTGCCGGCAAGCAGGTGTTGATAACGGGTGGCGCCACGGGCATTGGGCGCGCCATCGCCTCGCTCTTTCTCGCGGAGGGAGCGGATGTCACGGTCAGCGGCATCAGCGCCGCCGAGGTCGAAGAAGCCCTCGCCGTTCTTGGCAAGCGTTGCCGTGGGATCGCCGGGGATCTGACGGTCGCGGGTGAGGCCGAGAGGCTTTATGCCTTTGCTTCGTCCCATCGCCCTGTCGATATTCTGATCAACAGCATCGGCATCTTCGAAGTCCGCGATTTCTTCGAGACGACGGACGAGCACTGGTTTCGCTACTTCGATGTGAACGTCATGACCGGCGTGCGCATGTCGCGGCTGGTCCTGAAGGACATGCTGGCGCGCGGCGAAGGCAGTGTCGTCTTCATCAGCAGCGAAAGCGCCGTCAAGCCGCAGCCCTGGATGGCGCATTACGGCGCCATGAAGACTTGCCTGCTCGGTCTGTCGCGCGCGCTTGCCGAGCTGACGAAGGGCACCCGGGTCAGGGTCAACACCATCCTGCCGGGCCCGACCAACACCGAAGCGGTGCGCCGCTACCACCAGGAAATCGCCGATGAGAAGGGCACGACCCGCGACACCGTCGTCTCCGATTACTTCGACGAAACCGAGCCGACGTCGCTCATCAGGCGGATGATCGAGCCGGACGAAGTGGCGCGCAGCGTCGTGCATCTGGCGGCAAGCCCGCACCTCAACGGCATGGCGATGCGTGCGGAAGGCGGCACCATCCGGGCCATTCTCTGA
- a CDS encoding SDR family oxidoreductase — MNRFDLGGKRAFVTGAGSGLGQAIAIALAEAGADVACFDLPGAVGQDETLDAISSAGRVALALDGDVTERSSIEAAFDRAERELGEIDIAVNSAGIANVSAAETMPQSQFLRMMDINLNGLFWSCQVEGRRMLERGRGSILNMASICGSTAIAGLEQAHYDATKAAVIRLTKSLAAEWAERGVRVNCLSPGFMATPMNSRPEVAENVRKFAEMTPMKRMGQPHEVGGPAVFLASEAASYCTGVDLNIDGGFLSI, encoded by the coding sequence GTGAACAGATTTGATCTTGGCGGCAAGCGTGCCTTCGTCACCGGCGCCGGAAGTGGCCTGGGACAGGCGATTGCAATTGCGCTTGCCGAAGCGGGGGCCGATGTCGCCTGCTTCGACCTGCCGGGTGCCGTCGGTCAGGACGAGACGCTTGACGCGATCTCTTCCGCCGGCCGGGTAGCACTGGCTCTTGACGGCGACGTCACCGAGCGCAGCTCGATTGAAGCCGCGTTCGACCGCGCCGAGCGGGAGTTGGGCGAGATCGATATCGCCGTCAACAGCGCCGGCATCGCCAACGTCAGTGCCGCCGAGACGATGCCGCAGTCGCAGTTTTTGCGGATGATGGACATCAACCTCAACGGGCTCTTCTGGTCCTGTCAGGTCGAGGGCCGTCGCATGCTCGAGCGTGGCCGCGGCTCCATCCTCAACATGGCATCGATCTGTGGTTCGACCGCCATCGCTGGCCTTGAGCAGGCGCACTACGACGCGACGAAGGCGGCGGTGATCCGCCTGACGAAGAGCCTTGCGGCCGAATGGGCCGAGCGGGGCGTGCGCGTCAACTGCCTGAGCCCGGGCTTCATGGCAACGCCCATGAACAGCCGGCCGGAAGTGGCCGAGAACGTCCGCAAGTTCGCCGAGATGACGCCGATGAAACGCATGGGGCAGCCACACGAAGTGGGCGGGCCGGCGGTTTTCCTCGCGAGCGAGGCGGCGAGTTACTGCACCGGTGTCGATCTCAACATCGACGGCGGCTTTCTATCAATCTGA